From Impatiens glandulifera chromosome 7, dImpGla2.1, whole genome shotgun sequence:
AGTGAATTAATGCAACAATCTAATTCTCatgaattagtttttaaaaataaaataataattttatttgtaggtTTAAGCCTAGCTCGGCAGATATGCCTAGTTTAGTCGGATGAATTCAGGATTTGGAATTAGTTGCAATTAACAAAATTTGGGATAGACTTGAAAAATTGAAGGAAAAAGGTAAGAGTCTCATTTCGGTGAGGTTCAGGTTGGTGGGTTCGGTTTATCAAGTTAACGGGTTGAGCGGTAGTAATTCAGGTTAAAATTTTTAACATGAACCTGACCtgtttatttgtaattgacCCGAACACGACCTATTTACCTAATCCAatgtaattaattcaaatatcttcatttcaaattaaaatgacattagcacaaaacaaaaattaagttaaatcaCAAATGCGTTtacaaaaagttataaaaaaaaaattaataattgagtgaaaaagaaaaatactaaactcaacaaaagaaaattataaaatgtctattttgtgttatttcagATTAACCTGATTTTCACATGTAAACATCAAGTAAACAAGTCCATCTGATTTTGATCCGAACTCAAATATACATAATCATAACCTGATAATTTCGTGTTCGGATCGCGTTTTCAGGTTAGGttcaaaagtaaatattttattgatgagttaattaagaagaattttgacattattctattataaaatgttttttttttctgatgGACCAACATAAATGGGGGTAAACCCGACCCTAATGTAAACCTACCCTTCTTCGGTAGGACTTAAATTGGTCATCATTAtttatttggtataattttTGTATAACATAGAATCAATTCTTTGGAGTAGCATTGAAATTGATTGTGTTgggtataattatttttataaacaactGGAATCAAACTTTATTGAGGTTCTTTATGGAAATactacattaattatttttcaaaaaaaattgctTCAACTATTTTTCTCCTATGAGGATCTCCATTTTGTTGCCATCTTTTTCTCCATCTTTCTGCAATGAGGGATTAATAACTGTTGATTCGTGGCTCTTACCCCATAGAAGAATATACATGCCGATGACTACAAATATGGATCCGATAATACTGTCAAAAGGAGGAGAAAATAACAACTTATAAGaagaattaatcaattaaacGAATAATTGATTGTAAGTACATATATCTACCAGCCGAGGTGAATTTGTTCGAGTAAAATGAAGACATCAAATATTGCGACGAATATTTGAATGGTAGGACTAAACGCGGCTGTAAAGACAGGGCCTTTTTTCTTTACGCACCACGACATTACAACGTAACACAAACCCGACCCCATCATTCCCTACATTAAATTctttaattgtaaatatatgtGAGCAATTTATATgtcaaaagttaaataaattatgcaacattttttttaattactgcATATATGACGGATGATATATCAAAAATGCCCTTGGGAATCCAAGACGACGAGGATTTCCTTTCAACAATCAATGTCAAGACAGCCGACTGAATTGCGCTGAAAAAAGACAACATGGCGGTGCTCGAGTATGGACAAGGATAAATCTTTCCAATCTCGGCTTGCATAAGGAACCAAGAAGACCACATTAAACTTCCAACCGCCAAAACTATAATACCAATGGTACGTTTCTTGTTCTCGCGATCTAAATCTTCACGATCCACTTCCTTGATCCCAAACGCCATTCCTTTATATAGGCTCAACACCAACACCCCTCCAATCGAAACCAATGCTCCCAAAATCTTAGCCCAACCGGCTCTACTCTTCGCATTGGCTTTCTCCATcctacaaattttattttattttattggaaaCACACatgatttaatattataaagttgTTGTGTACTTGTGTTATATGTTACCCAAAGAATATTGCCAAAACAAATGTGTTAATTGGGACCATGTTGAGGAAAGCCATACTAAACGTAACCGATGTATAATCCAACCCAACCAAGAACAAGTATTGCACTAGAGTCGCGCTGAAGATCAATCATACGAGAAATTAAACCATTTGATAAAACAAAACGGgtagtaataatatttaaattataatttacccaATAAGCGCGTTTAGAAACAGATTACAAACTACATGAAGGGTAAGCTTGTGACCATCATTCCTACAATAAATGAAAGTAATTCTTAGTGATTAATTCGACGATTAATTCAACGATTAATTCAACGATTAATTCGATGAAACATACATACCTTTCTCGAAAATAAGCCAATGGAGAAAGGAAAATGGCAGCAACAGATTGTCTATAGGTGACAATTACTAAATGACTCATTCCACCATTGATGATAATCTTCTTGAAAAGAACATTGACAGTTGCTAGAACAAAGTTCACAACTATCATGGCAACAAATGGCTTACTTTGTTCAAAGCTAACCATGATCAATCACTACAAAAGCTTGTTAATTGATTAACTTGTTAAGTCTTCAGATCATTAACATCATTAcattgatgatatatatataaatatggtgagtgaacaattaattttgAGCTTTTATGATCATTGATTTGACAAATATATTCTCTACATTGCCAAAATGATGTGCCAAGACCCCTAAAAGGCtacatatttgtttttaatatatggAGAGTGAATCAATTTTGTAACTGTtgcttaaaatatatatgtttttagcTTATCTAATATTCCTACATCATTGTCAATGACATCATCCTTTGTAGGTCATCCAATTACAAAACAAACCTAGGCAGGGTAATGGTACCCGACCCCATAGGTATCCGGCCGCCCCCACCTCTATCGGGTATGGTAAATCAGGAACCAATTTTTTTAGGTCAATATCGGGTCGCTACAGTTATTGACCCGTATATACTGGAACCGAAAGCGTAGagaccaatttattttatttttaatttttaagacaAACAGGTCTGAATCGGGTACCCGAAAACTCGAACCCAATTTTTCGGCGGGTCACCCAATACCCGAAATTTTGCCTGACCGCTAAAACATCTCATGGTTGTCTATTCATTTCGAATAAAGAAATGATAAAAGAAACCCTAGCAATTTGAGGATTAATCACCAAAAAGATGAATTGATTCAAAGCATATGGAatcaaaaaggaaaaaataaaagttagatTTGCAATTTTAAGTATTGCCCAGAAAAGTGGAATAAACAACTTGAggcatattataaatatgataatatgatATGACTTCCATTAAGAACAGTGTGTGTGAGAGATGTCTATTCTCTAGCTAGCTAAACTCTATTTCGATAGAAAGTTAAGCTTTTTTCTACATAAAAATGAAT
This genomic window contains:
- the LOC124910007 gene encoding WAT1-related protein At3g30340-like; translation: MVSFEQSKPFVAMIVVNFVLATVNVLFKKIIINGGMSHLVIVTYRQSVAAIFLSPLAYFRERNDGHKLTLHVVCNLFLNALIGATLVQYLFLVGLDYTSVTFSMAFLNMVPINTFVLAIFFGMEKANAKSRAGWAKILGALVSIGGVLVLSLYKGMAFGIKEVDREDLDRENKKRTIGIIVLAVGSLMWSSWFLMQAEIGKIYPCPYSSTAMLSFFSAIQSAVLTLIVERKSSSSWIPKGIFDISSVIYAGMMGSGLCYVVMSWCVKKKGPVFTAAFSPTIQIFVAIFDVFILLEQIHLGCIIGSIFVVIGMYILLWGKSHESTVINPSLQKDGEKDGNKMEILIGEK